A single region of the Cinclus cinclus chromosome 10, bCinCin1.1, whole genome shotgun sequence genome encodes:
- the SAG gene encoding S-arrestin isoform X4, producing the protein MSCPQSQKTRIGGKNADSPQKQVIFRKSTRDKALTIYLGKRDFIDNIGNVEPVDGVVLVDPAIIKGKKVFVSLTCAFRYGQEDIDVIGLTFRRDLFFSRVQVYPPADKPESLTLLQESLLKKLGKNAYPFFFTFPDYLPCSVCLQPAPRDVDKTCGVDFEVKAFSTENVEERIHRRNSARLLIRKVQYAPEKPGPQPCAETTWQFFMSNKPLHLKACLSKEVYYHGEPIPVTVTINNSTEKTVKKIKVQVEQVANVVLYSSDFYTKVVAAEEAQEKVQPNSSLTKTLTLLPLLANNRETREIALDGKLRDEDTNLASSTIIKDGIDKTVMGILVSYKVKVKLTVPGEAELVFEEFARQQLKNTPDEEDKNSPSTDE; encoded by the exons ATGAGCTGCCCTCAGTCTCAAAAGACCAGGATTGGTGGGAAGAATGCTGATTCTCCTCAAAAACAAGTTATCTTCAGAAAAAGCACCCGTGACAAAGCT CTGACCATCTACCTGGGAAAGCGGGACTTCATTGACAACATAGGGAATGTGGAACCTGTAG ATGGTGTTGTATTGGTGGATCCTGCTATtatcaaagggaaaaaag TGTTTGTGTCCCTGACCTGCGCGTTCCGCTACGGCCAGGAAGACATTGATGTGATTGGCCTCACCTTCCGCCGGGACCTGTTCTTCTCCAGGGTCCAGGTGTACCCGCCTGCTGACAAGCCAGAGTCTCTCACCCTCTTGCAAGAATCTCTGCTAAAGAAGCTGGGGAAAAATGCTTATCCCTTTTTCTTTACA TTTCCAGATTACCTGCCTTGTTCAGTCTGTCTGCAGCCTGCACCTCGTGACGTTGATAAG ACTTGTGGGGTGGACTTTGAGGTGAAAGCTTTCTCAACAGAAAATGTGGAAGAGAGAATTCATAGGAG gaacTCTGCACGTCTGCTGATCCGCAAGGTGCAGTATGCTCCGGAGAAGCCAGGACCCCAGCCTTGTGCAGAGACCACCTGGCAATTCTTCATGTCCAACAAGCCCCTGCACCTGAAAGCTTGCCTCAGTAAAGAG GTATACTACCATGGTGAGCCCATTCCAGTCACTGTCACCATCAACAACAGCACAGAGAAGACAGTGAAGAAGATCAAAGTCCAGG TGGAGCAGGTGGCCAATGTGGTGCTGTACTCCAGTGACTTCTATACCAAAGtggtggctgctgaggaagcaCA ggagAAGGTGCAGCCAAACAGCAGCCTGACTAAGACACTGACACTTTTGCCCTTGCTTGCAAATAACCGGGAGACACGGGAAATAGCTCTGGATGGAAAACTGAGGGATGAGGACACCAACTTGGCTTCTAGTACTAT CATCAAGGATGGAATAGACAAGACAGTGATGGGGATTCTGGTTTCCTACAAGGTCAAAGTGAAGCTCACTGTTCCAGG TGAAGCAGAGCTGGTATTTGAGGAGTTTGCTCGTCAGCAGCTAAAAAATACACCTGATGAAGAGGATAAGAATTCACCCTCAACTGATGAGTGA
- the SAG gene encoding S-arrestin isoform X2: MSCPQSQKTRIGGKNADSPQKQVIFRKSTRDKALTIYLGKRDFIDNIGNVEPVDGVVLVDPAIIKGKKVFVSLTCAFRYGQEDIDVIGLTFRRDLFFSRVQVYPPADKPESLTLLQESLLKKLGKNAYPFFFTFPDYLPCSVCLQPAPRDVDKTCGVDFEVKAFSTENVEERIHRRNSARLLIRKVQYAPEKPGPQPCAETTWQFFMSNKPLHLKACLSKEVYYHGEPIPVTVTINNSTEKTVKKIKVQVEQVANVVLYSSDFYTKVVAAEEAQEKVQPNSSLTKTLTLLPLLANNRETREIALDGKLRDEDTNLASSTIIKDGIDKTVMGILVSYKVKVKLTVPGMLGDLTSSEVGTELPFRLMHPKPEEKNPAGKDGEAELVFEEFARQQLKNTPDEEDKNSPSTDE, translated from the exons ATGAGCTGCCCTCAGTCTCAAAAGACCAGGATTGGTGGGAAGAATGCTGATTCTCCTCAAAAACAAGTTATCTTCAGAAAAAGCACCCGTGACAAAGCT CTGACCATCTACCTGGGAAAGCGGGACTTCATTGACAACATAGGGAATGTGGAACCTGTAG ATGGTGTTGTATTGGTGGATCCTGCTATtatcaaagggaaaaaag TGTTTGTGTCCCTGACCTGCGCGTTCCGCTACGGCCAGGAAGACATTGATGTGATTGGCCTCACCTTCCGCCGGGACCTGTTCTTCTCCAGGGTCCAGGTGTACCCGCCTGCTGACAAGCCAGAGTCTCTCACCCTCTTGCAAGAATCTCTGCTAAAGAAGCTGGGGAAAAATGCTTATCCCTTTTTCTTTACA TTTCCAGATTACCTGCCTTGTTCAGTCTGTCTGCAGCCTGCACCTCGTGACGTTGATAAG ACTTGTGGGGTGGACTTTGAGGTGAAAGCTTTCTCAACAGAAAATGTGGAAGAGAGAATTCATAGGAG gaacTCTGCACGTCTGCTGATCCGCAAGGTGCAGTATGCTCCGGAGAAGCCAGGACCCCAGCCTTGTGCAGAGACCACCTGGCAATTCTTCATGTCCAACAAGCCCCTGCACCTGAAAGCTTGCCTCAGTAAAGAG GTATACTACCATGGTGAGCCCATTCCAGTCACTGTCACCATCAACAACAGCACAGAGAAGACAGTGAAGAAGATCAAAGTCCAGG TGGAGCAGGTGGCCAATGTGGTGCTGTACTCCAGTGACTTCTATACCAAAGtggtggctgctgaggaagcaCA ggagAAGGTGCAGCCAAACAGCAGCCTGACTAAGACACTGACACTTTTGCCCTTGCTTGCAAATAACCGGGAGACACGGGAAATAGCTCTGGATGGAAAACTGAGGGATGAGGACACCAACTTGGCTTCTAGTACTAT CATCAAGGATGGAATAGACAAGACAGTGATGGGGATTCTGGTTTCCTACAAGGTCAAAGTGAAGCTCACTGTTCCAGG caTGCTGGGAGACCTCACTTCCAG TGAAgtgggcacagagctgccatTTCGTCTCATGCACCCCAAACCTGAGGAAAAGAACCCAGCAG GAAAGGATGG TGAAGCAGAGCTGGTATTTGAGGAGTTTGCTCGTCAGCAGCTAAAAAATACACCTGATGAAGAGGATAAGAATTCACCCTCAACTGATGAGTGA
- the SAG gene encoding S-arrestin isoform X1: MSCPQSQKTRIGGKNADSPQKQVIFRKSTRDKALTIYLGKRDFIDNIGNVEPVDGVVLVDPAIIKGKKVFVSLTCAFRYGQEDIDVIGLTFRRDLFFSRVQVYPPADKPESLTLLQESLLKKLGKNAYPFFFTFPDYLPCSVCLQPAPRDVDKTCGVDFEVKAFSTENVEERIHRRNSARLLIRKVQYAPEKPGPQPCAETTWQFFMSNKPLHLKACLSKEVYYHGEPIPVTVTINNSTEKTVKKIKVQVEQVANVVLYSSDFYTKVVAAEEAQEKVQPNSSLTKTLTLLPLLANNRETREIALDGKLRDEDTNLASSTIIKDGIDKTVMGILVSYKVKVKLTVPGMLGDLTSSEVGTELPFRLMHPKPEEKNPAGHEAELVFEEFARQQLKNTPDEEDKNSPSTDE; the protein is encoded by the exons ATGAGCTGCCCTCAGTCTCAAAAGACCAGGATTGGTGGGAAGAATGCTGATTCTCCTCAAAAACAAGTTATCTTCAGAAAAAGCACCCGTGACAAAGCT CTGACCATCTACCTGGGAAAGCGGGACTTCATTGACAACATAGGGAATGTGGAACCTGTAG ATGGTGTTGTATTGGTGGATCCTGCTATtatcaaagggaaaaaag TGTTTGTGTCCCTGACCTGCGCGTTCCGCTACGGCCAGGAAGACATTGATGTGATTGGCCTCACCTTCCGCCGGGACCTGTTCTTCTCCAGGGTCCAGGTGTACCCGCCTGCTGACAAGCCAGAGTCTCTCACCCTCTTGCAAGAATCTCTGCTAAAGAAGCTGGGGAAAAATGCTTATCCCTTTTTCTTTACA TTTCCAGATTACCTGCCTTGTTCAGTCTGTCTGCAGCCTGCACCTCGTGACGTTGATAAG ACTTGTGGGGTGGACTTTGAGGTGAAAGCTTTCTCAACAGAAAATGTGGAAGAGAGAATTCATAGGAG gaacTCTGCACGTCTGCTGATCCGCAAGGTGCAGTATGCTCCGGAGAAGCCAGGACCCCAGCCTTGTGCAGAGACCACCTGGCAATTCTTCATGTCCAACAAGCCCCTGCACCTGAAAGCTTGCCTCAGTAAAGAG GTATACTACCATGGTGAGCCCATTCCAGTCACTGTCACCATCAACAACAGCACAGAGAAGACAGTGAAGAAGATCAAAGTCCAGG TGGAGCAGGTGGCCAATGTGGTGCTGTACTCCAGTGACTTCTATACCAAAGtggtggctgctgaggaagcaCA ggagAAGGTGCAGCCAAACAGCAGCCTGACTAAGACACTGACACTTTTGCCCTTGCTTGCAAATAACCGGGAGACACGGGAAATAGCTCTGGATGGAAAACTGAGGGATGAGGACACCAACTTGGCTTCTAGTACTAT CATCAAGGATGGAATAGACAAGACAGTGATGGGGATTCTGGTTTCCTACAAGGTCAAAGTGAAGCTCACTGTTCCAGG caTGCTGGGAGACCTCACTTCCAG TGAAgtgggcacagagctgccatTTCGTCTCATGCACCCCAAACCTGAGGAAAAGAACCCAGCAGGTCA TGAAGCAGAGCTGGTATTTGAGGAGTTTGCTCGTCAGCAGCTAAAAAATACACCTGATGAAGAGGATAAGAATTCACCCTCAACTGATGAGTGA
- the SAG gene encoding S-arrestin isoform X3 yields the protein MSCPQSQKTRIGGKNADSPQKQVIFRKSTRDKALTIYLGKRDFIDNIGNVEPVDGVVLVDPAIIKGKKVFVSLTCAFRYGQEDIDVIGLTFRRDLFFSRVQVYPPADKPESLTLLQESLLKKLGKNAYPFFFTFPDYLPCSVCLQPAPRDVDKTCGVDFEVKAFSTENVEERIHRRNSARLLIRKVQYAPEKPGPQPCAETTWQFFMSNKPLHLKACLSKEVYYHGEPIPVTVTINNSTEKTVKKIKVQVEQVANVVLYSSDFYTKVVAAEEAQEKVQPNSSLTKTLTLLPLLANNRETREIALDGKLRDEDTNLASSTIIKDGIDKTVMGILVSYKVKVKLTVPGMLGDLTSSEVGTELPFRLMHPKPEEKNPAVKQSWYLRSLLVSS from the exons ATGAGCTGCCCTCAGTCTCAAAAGACCAGGATTGGTGGGAAGAATGCTGATTCTCCTCAAAAACAAGTTATCTTCAGAAAAAGCACCCGTGACAAAGCT CTGACCATCTACCTGGGAAAGCGGGACTTCATTGACAACATAGGGAATGTGGAACCTGTAG ATGGTGTTGTATTGGTGGATCCTGCTATtatcaaagggaaaaaag TGTTTGTGTCCCTGACCTGCGCGTTCCGCTACGGCCAGGAAGACATTGATGTGATTGGCCTCACCTTCCGCCGGGACCTGTTCTTCTCCAGGGTCCAGGTGTACCCGCCTGCTGACAAGCCAGAGTCTCTCACCCTCTTGCAAGAATCTCTGCTAAAGAAGCTGGGGAAAAATGCTTATCCCTTTTTCTTTACA TTTCCAGATTACCTGCCTTGTTCAGTCTGTCTGCAGCCTGCACCTCGTGACGTTGATAAG ACTTGTGGGGTGGACTTTGAGGTGAAAGCTTTCTCAACAGAAAATGTGGAAGAGAGAATTCATAGGAG gaacTCTGCACGTCTGCTGATCCGCAAGGTGCAGTATGCTCCGGAGAAGCCAGGACCCCAGCCTTGTGCAGAGACCACCTGGCAATTCTTCATGTCCAACAAGCCCCTGCACCTGAAAGCTTGCCTCAGTAAAGAG GTATACTACCATGGTGAGCCCATTCCAGTCACTGTCACCATCAACAACAGCACAGAGAAGACAGTGAAGAAGATCAAAGTCCAGG TGGAGCAGGTGGCCAATGTGGTGCTGTACTCCAGTGACTTCTATACCAAAGtggtggctgctgaggaagcaCA ggagAAGGTGCAGCCAAACAGCAGCCTGACTAAGACACTGACACTTTTGCCCTTGCTTGCAAATAACCGGGAGACACGGGAAATAGCTCTGGATGGAAAACTGAGGGATGAGGACACCAACTTGGCTTCTAGTACTAT CATCAAGGATGGAATAGACAAGACAGTGATGGGGATTCTGGTTTCCTACAAGGTCAAAGTGAAGCTCACTGTTCCAGG caTGCTGGGAGACCTCACTTCCAG TGAAgtgggcacagagctgccatTTCGTCTCATGCACCCCAAACCTGAGGAAAAGAACCCAGCAG TGAAGCAGAGCTGGTATTTGAGGAGTTTGCTCGTCAGCAGCTAA